The following are from one region of the Jatrophihabitans telluris genome:
- a CDS encoding SIR2 family protein, with the protein MLNDHVDLDLILRWSAAADGFDVTLIFDYPRTAQDYQEFVDKPLVLDLPRLDALRGDEQGYGNALTEMVFGEAQLRASFARSLGLAGRLPVHLRLFVDPRSDPAYQAVRWESLRDPESGNRLALSEGLRLSRYLNSSDWRQIAPHPREGDLSALIVVANPADLDDYVPAGTVLGQVDVARELAQAEAALAGMSITRLPDGAGRGPTLNAIVDALRAGTDVLYLVCHGTMHTGASELYLEDERGDTDLVAGEELVRRISEIGRLPAVAVLCSCQSAGPGDEYRAGDPEPLAGLGPQLSAAGVATVVAVQGNITMITAGKVLGKFFSELSADGLADRAMAVARGGVSDRPDWWMPVLYSRLRRGRSWYEPRFGGREHGLFSDLRTRIRQSECVPVVGSGVAAEGFMPTREALAHSWADRRQMPITPAGRGDLAKVAQYLAVDSGPDMPRTELKQYLHSYLKRRRSAQWPDLNWDAPLQELISEVGRRYRQEAGTDDLYAMLAALELPIYITTSWTNLLEDALAEADREPLTRFFDWHRRRFVEPDSRRRQNDSPTVEQPLVYHLFGALDRPDSVVLTEDDYFGWLRAWIKRVDKGADIPNCVKAALTFKPLLFLGYGLADWEFRVLFQSIKSFEGNDSLRDRGNVGVQVSPEALTIDLESAHDYLKEYFEEDRVEIYWGSCGDFLRDLHRVEVPS; encoded by the coding sequence ATGCTCAACGACCACGTCGACCTCGATCTCATCCTGCGCTGGAGTGCCGCGGCCGACGGCTTCGATGTCACGCTGATCTTCGACTACCCGAGAACGGCGCAGGACTACCAGGAGTTCGTCGACAAGCCGCTCGTCCTCGACCTGCCCCGGCTGGACGCACTGCGCGGCGACGAGCAGGGCTACGGCAACGCGCTCACCGAGATGGTCTTCGGAGAAGCGCAGTTGCGCGCGTCCTTCGCTCGATCCCTCGGCCTGGCCGGCCGGCTCCCGGTGCACCTGCGGCTGTTCGTCGATCCGCGTTCTGACCCGGCGTACCAGGCGGTGCGGTGGGAGTCGCTGCGCGATCCGGAGTCCGGCAACCGGCTGGCCCTGAGCGAGGGCCTGCGCCTGTCCCGGTACCTGAACAGCTCCGACTGGCGCCAGATCGCCCCGCACCCGCGCGAGGGCGACCTGAGCGCCCTCATCGTCGTGGCCAATCCTGCCGATCTGGACGACTACGTACCGGCCGGGACGGTGCTCGGTCAGGTGGACGTGGCGCGCGAGCTGGCTCAGGCCGAGGCCGCGTTGGCCGGTATGTCGATCACGCGGCTGCCCGACGGTGCCGGCCGTGGCCCAACGCTCAACGCGATCGTCGATGCGCTGCGGGCGGGGACCGACGTGCTGTACCTGGTCTGTCACGGCACCATGCACACGGGCGCGTCCGAGCTCTACCTCGAGGACGAGCGCGGTGACACCGACCTCGTCGCGGGTGAGGAACTGGTGCGCCGGATCTCCGAGATCGGTCGGCTGCCCGCCGTGGCCGTGCTGTGCTCGTGCCAGTCCGCCGGTCCGGGCGATGAGTACCGGGCCGGCGATCCCGAACCGCTGGCCGGTCTGGGGCCGCAGTTGTCGGCGGCGGGGGTGGCGACGGTGGTGGCCGTGCAGGGCAACATCACCATGATCACCGCGGGAAAGGTACTGGGAAAGTTCTTCAGTGAGCTGTCGGCCGACGGGCTGGCCGACCGGGCGATGGCGGTGGCGCGTGGTGGCGTCAGCGACCGGCCGGACTGGTGGATGCCGGTGCTGTATTCACGCCTGCGACGCGGCCGCTCGTGGTACGAACCCCGTTTCGGTGGCCGCGAGCACGGACTGTTCAGCGATCTGCGCACCCGCATCAGGCAGAGCGAGTGCGTCCCCGTGGTCGGCTCCGGGGTCGCGGCGGAGGGATTCATGCCCACGCGGGAGGCGCTGGCGCACAGTTGGGCCGACCGGCGGCAGATGCCGATCACCCCAGCGGGACGGGGTGATCTGGCCAAGGTGGCGCAGTACCTGGCCGTGGACAGTGGGCCGGACATGCCCAGGACCGAGCTCAAGCAGTACCTGCACAGCTACCTCAAGCGGCGCCGGTCGGCGCAGTGGCCGGACCTGAACTGGGACGCGCCGCTGCAGGAACTCATCAGCGAGGTGGGGCGGCGCTACCGGCAGGAGGCCGGCACGGACGACCTGTACGCGATGCTGGCCGCGCTGGAGCTGCCGATCTACATCACGACCAGCTGGACCAACCTGCTCGAGGATGCGCTCGCCGAGGCCGACCGCGAACCACTGACCCGCTTCTTCGACTGGCACCGGCGTCGCTTCGTCGAGCCGGACTCGCGCCGGCGGCAGAACGATTCCCCGACGGTGGAGCAGCCCTTGGTCTATCACCTGTTCGGTGCGCTGGATCGGCCCGACTCCGTCGTGCTGACCGAGGACGACTACTTCGGCTGGTTACGGGCCTGGATCAAGCGGGTGGACAAGGGCGCGGACATCCCCAACTGCGTGAAGGCGGCGCTGACGTTCAAGCCGTTGCTGTTCCTCGGTTACGGCCTGGCCGACTGGGAATTCCGCGTGTTGTTCCAGAGCATCAAGAGCTTCGAGGGCAACGACAGTCTGCGTGACCGCGGCAATGTCGGGGTGCAGGTGAGTCCGGAGGCGCTGACCATCGATCTGGAATCGGCCCACGACTACCTCAAGGAGTACTTCGAGGAGGATCGGGTGGAGATCTACTGGGGTAGCTGCGGCGACTTCCTGCGCGACCTGCACCGGGTCGAGGTCCCGTCATGA
- a CDS encoding DoxX family protein encodes MPLVRRLARPLLASSFVYGGMDALRNPETKAPAADKVVGDLPAKLPGMSNTAQLVRVDAGVKVGAGILLGLGKFPRLSAFALAASLVPTTLAGHRFWEETDPAKRAQQQLHFLKNMSMVGGLLLAAVDTHGKPSIAYRAKREARVRAHQLGEQLPGHS; translated from the coding sequence ATGCCCCTCGTTCGCCGCCTCGCGCGCCCCCTACTGGCCAGCTCCTTCGTCTACGGCGGGATGGACGCCCTCCGCAATCCCGAGACCAAGGCCCCCGCGGCCGACAAGGTGGTCGGTGATCTGCCGGCGAAGCTTCCAGGAATGTCGAACACCGCCCAGCTCGTGCGGGTCGACGCCGGGGTGAAGGTGGGCGCCGGCATCCTGCTCGGCCTCGGCAAGTTCCCCCGCCTGTCGGCGTTCGCGCTGGCGGCCAGCCTGGTCCCGACCACGCTGGCCGGCCACCGCTTCTGGGAGGAGACCGATCCGGCCAAGCGGGCTCAGCAGCAGTTGCACTTCCTGAAGAACATGAGCATGGTCGGAGGACTGTTACTGGCGGCGGTCGACACCCACGGCAAGCCGTCCATCGCCTACCGGGCCAAGCGCGAGGCGCGGGTACGGGCCCACCAGTTGGGTGAGCAGCTCCCGGGCCACTCCTGA
- a CDS encoding PIG-L family deacetylase, whose translation MADLPLTLMAVHAHPDDEATGTGGVLARYAAEGIRTVLVTCTDGRCGDGPGGVKPGEDGHDPAAVAAMRHDELEESCAILKVSALEELGYADSGMMGWPTNDAPGSFWTTPVADAASRLAELIRQYRPDVVVTYDQNGFYGHPDHIQAHRITMAAVELTGIPAKVYWTTAPRSRMADFERIMREHGADWDEPAEANPDHDEAAASESAGQLRRDEIGLPDDQITTWVDTAAYSDQKFDALATHASQNDNIFFLRLGRQTFADLMSTEAFLRVADSTGAPTPEDDLFAGLR comes from the coding sequence ATGGCAGATCTTCCGCTGACGCTCATGGCCGTCCACGCCCACCCCGATGACGAGGCCACCGGCACGGGCGGTGTGCTGGCTCGCTACGCGGCCGAGGGCATCCGCACCGTGCTCGTCACCTGTACCGACGGCCGGTGCGGCGACGGTCCCGGCGGCGTGAAACCGGGCGAGGACGGCCACGACCCGGCCGCGGTGGCGGCCATGCGGCACGACGAGCTGGAGGAAAGCTGCGCCATCCTCAAGGTCAGCGCGCTTGAGGAGCTGGGCTACGCCGATTCGGGGATGATGGGCTGGCCCACCAACGACGCACCGGGCTCCTTCTGGACGACGCCGGTGGCCGACGCCGCGTCCCGGCTGGCCGAGCTCATCCGTCAGTACCGCCCCGACGTCGTGGTGACCTACGACCAGAACGGCTTCTACGGCCACCCCGACCACATCCAGGCGCACCGCATCACCATGGCCGCGGTGGAGCTGACCGGCATCCCGGCCAAGGTGTACTGGACCACGGCCCCGCGCTCGCGGATGGCCGACTTCGAACGGATCATGCGCGAGCACGGTGCCGATTGGGACGAGCCCGCGGAAGCGAACCCGGACCACGACGAGGCCGCGGCGAGCGAATCCGCCGGCCAGCTGCGCCGGGACGAGATCGGCCTGCCCGATGATCAGATCACCACCTGGGTCGACACCGCGGCCTACAGCGATCAGAAGTTCGACGCGCTGGCCACCCACGCCAGCCAGAACGACAACATCTTCTTCCTGCGGCTGGGCCGGCAGACCTTCGCCGACTTGATGAGCACGGAGGCCTTCCTCCGGGTCGCCGACTCGACGGGGGCACCGACTCCGGAGGACGACCTGTTCGCCGGTCTGCGCTGA
- a CDS encoding esterase/lipase family protein yields MTMTDTSEPAAASGPSARPDRTHERLPIVYVRGYAGPTAGIDSQVDDPFYGFNHGATHVRVGGDGDPSYYQFEGPLLRLITEEGYQLLVHGDQQQLLEDAEDGSIAPNSLWVYRFYDQAATTFAAPQHHGLLPDLMAKMHHRVSADGFDIETAARGLYDLILLVRRRTGAEKVYIVTHSMGGLVARCMMQKICFTDTDTDTDDRNVDRDGDGRPDGKHRLPPREIVARLFTYGGPHGGIAFDAQVLDWAEKAFGPAGSDIFAPDKMYGYLTPGAHFGDTAPHGTSWDPQRIDPEVFDPNDIFCLIGTDPKDYGASRVVVGPKSDGLVRIENAYVRGANRAYAYKSHSGSYGEVNSEEGYQNLRRFLFGRWQVKITLGGVVPPGERDGNQIWQADLALAVRGLPVVLSQQAAEHWCPIQLNDEIGRVVDTPDHPVPLASTFLLDPRTLPGAAAVRHGGRARHVLSLKVFQLDQRGGVFHFGEHLEQISDWNDALIVDVGPDDTGRFQAWANWNQAVLGANASVDPIGPPVELDGSNGRYRASIALPAAAQALPIFGAHACLGLEILDRATVAAQPADAHRS; encoded by the coding sequence ATGACGATGACCGATACCTCTGAGCCGGCCGCCGCGTCGGGGCCGAGCGCACGGCCCGACCGGACCCACGAGCGACTGCCGATCGTCTATGTCCGCGGCTACGCCGGACCGACCGCGGGCATCGACAGCCAGGTCGACGACCCGTTCTACGGTTTCAACCACGGCGCCACCCACGTTCGGGTCGGCGGGGACGGCGACCCGTCGTACTACCAGTTCGAAGGCCCGCTGCTGCGCCTGATCACCGAAGAGGGCTATCAACTGCTGGTGCACGGCGACCAGCAGCAACTGCTCGAGGACGCCGAGGACGGCAGCATCGCGCCCAATTCTCTGTGGGTCTACCGCTTCTACGACCAGGCCGCAACGACGTTCGCGGCGCCGCAGCACCACGGCCTGCTCCCGGATCTGATGGCCAAGATGCATCACCGGGTGAGCGCCGACGGCTTCGACATCGAGACCGCCGCTCGAGGGCTGTACGACCTCATCCTGCTGGTGCGCCGTCGCACCGGCGCGGAGAAGGTCTACATCGTCACGCACTCCATGGGCGGCCTCGTCGCGCGCTGCATGATGCAGAAGATCTGCTTCACCGACACCGACACCGACACCGACGACCGGAACGTCGACCGCGACGGCGATGGCAGGCCCGACGGCAAGCACCGGTTGCCGCCACGCGAGATCGTGGCCCGGCTGTTCACCTACGGCGGCCCGCACGGGGGCATCGCCTTCGACGCGCAGGTCCTCGACTGGGCCGAGAAGGCGTTCGGCCCGGCCGGATCGGACATCTTCGCGCCGGACAAGATGTACGGCTACCTCACCCCTGGCGCCCACTTCGGTGACACCGCGCCGCACGGGACCTCCTGGGACCCGCAGCGGATCGATCCCGAGGTCTTCGACCCGAACGACATCTTCTGCCTCATCGGTACCGATCCGAAGGACTACGGCGCTTCGCGGGTCGTCGTCGGACCGAAGAGCGACGGTCTGGTCAGGATCGAGAACGCCTACGTCCGCGGGGCGAACCGGGCCTATGCCTACAAGTCCCATTCGGGTTCCTACGGCGAGGTGAACTCCGAGGAGGGCTATCAGAACCTGCGCCGGTTCCTGTTCGGCCGTTGGCAGGTCAAGATCACCCTCGGTGGGGTCGTGCCGCCGGGTGAGCGTGACGGCAACCAGATCTGGCAGGCCGACCTCGCGCTCGCAGTGCGCGGACTGCCCGTCGTCCTCAGTCAGCAGGCCGCCGAGCACTGGTGCCCGATTCAGCTCAACGACGAGATCGGGCGCGTCGTCGACACCCCCGATCACCCCGTACCGCTGGCCAGCACCTTCTTGCTGGACCCGCGGACCCTGCCCGGTGCGGCCGCGGTCCGGCACGGCGGACGGGCCCGCCACGTCCTGTCCCTGAAGGTCTTCCAGCTCGACCAGCGCGGTGGGGTGTTCCACTTCGGTGAGCACCTCGAACAGATCTCGGACTGGAACGACGCCTTGATCGTCGACGTCGGCCCGGACGACACCGGCCGTTTCCAGGCCTGGGCGAACTGGAACCAGGCGGTGCTGGGCGCGAACGCCTCTGTGGACCCGATCGGGCCGCCGGTGGAGTTGGACGGCTCCAACGGCCGATACCGGGCCAGCATCGCGCTGCCGGCCGCGGCCCAGGCGTTGCCGATCTTCGGCGCGCACGCCTGCCTCGGCCTGGAAATCCTCGACCGGGCGACTGTCGCAGCCCAGCCGGCGGACGCACATCGGTCCTGA
- a CDS encoding AfsR/SARP family transcriptional regulator gives MVNTDQQDGIRIPPEYHLSLLGGFSLSRSGHRIDLPFSVQRLIAFLALHPRELVRTYVAGSLWPESTQPRAEASLRSTLWRMRTPCSQLVMSTNTHMRLAESLTVDVYLVSDLVRRLMDPSGSFTQAESDPGDLTQELLPDWTADDWIFVERERLRQLCLHGLEAMSRRLLDQGRFGEAVEAGLAAVRAEPLRESAHRVLISIYLTEGNASEALRQYDWYRRLLRSELGLDPSPQVTELVRDMG, from the coding sequence ATGGTCAACACAGACCAACAAGACGGAATACGGATACCGCCCGAGTATCACCTTTCGCTACTGGGGGGTTTCTCCCTATCGCGCTCCGGACACCGCATCGACCTGCCGTTCAGTGTCCAGCGGCTGATCGCGTTCCTCGCCCTGCACCCACGGGAACTGGTACGCACCTACGTCGCCGGCAGCCTGTGGCCTGAGAGCACCCAGCCCCGCGCCGAGGCCAGCCTGCGCTCGACCTTGTGGCGGATGCGGACCCCGTGTTCCCAACTGGTCATGAGCACCAACACTCATATGCGGCTGGCGGAATCGCTGACCGTCGACGTCTATCTGGTCTCCGACCTCGTGCGCCGGCTCATGGACCCCAGCGGCTCGTTCACCCAAGCGGAGTCCGACCCCGGCGACCTCACGCAGGAACTGCTTCCCGACTGGACGGCCGACGACTGGATCTTCGTCGAACGGGAGCGGCTGCGACAGCTGTGCCTGCACGGCCTGGAGGCGATGTCGCGGCGCCTGCTCGATCAGGGACGTTTCGGCGAGGCCGTCGAAGCCGGGCTGGCCGCCGTACGCGCCGAGCCGCTTCGCGAAAGCGCGCACCGGGTGCTCATCTCCATCTATCTCACCGAAGGCAATGCCAGCGAGGCCTTGAGACAGTACGACTGGTACCGGCGGCTGCTTCGCTCAGAACTCGGGCTCGACCCGTCCCCGCAGGTGACCGAACTCGTCCGCGACATGGGCTGA
- a CDS encoding putative bifunctional diguanylate cyclase/phosphodiesterase, translating into MRLPRGIIGARHAVRRLFAVYAAVSLVPVLILGATLLGLLGRQADAHGMAEARAKADLLAHTTIVPALDGSDLAAGLSSSEQSQLRANVRHAVTAGLVSRLRIRSLAGIVIFSDDGTGLGEGADDGEAAEAARGEVVSKLSFLNADAGDSGPRGPRVVETYLPLRAVDSSRPVGVLELYLPYAPIAADIAHGRRALTVALLAGLALLWVCLLAVSVSVTRKLRRQSAANGFLASHDALTGMPNRSQFGERAANAVAAATASRQVAVAVVDLDRFKEVNDTLGHGNGDRLLIMLAERLELNMREGDTIARLGGDEFGVVLSGLHGPGEAVEVLSRLRATVAEPLQLDGLPLAMEASIGFALAPDDGTDADALLQRADVAMYESKRQHLGVVHYRPDFDQYDSTTLTLVGELGQAIANGELVLHYQPKGSLSDGTVTAVEALVRWQHPKRGLLYPDAFLPAAEQTELIDELTRWVLASAGEALPALDPTGQLAVAINISARSLARADFTEDVLTVLAEHQVDPKRVILEITETSLMADPRRAARTLDELHQAGVRISIDDFGAGQTSLGYLATLPISELKIDKAFVLAMLSDERNAAIVRSVIELGHSLGFTVTAEGVETTEILQHLDAYRCDTVQGYLLARPIPSEALAAQLTAAVDLLDVTLLRPRP; encoded by the coding sequence GTGAGACTGCCCCGGGGAATCATCGGCGCCCGCCATGCGGTGCGGCGCCTGTTCGCCGTGTACGCAGCCGTGAGCCTGGTCCCTGTCCTGATCCTCGGTGCGACCCTGCTCGGTCTGCTGGGCCGACAGGCCGACGCCCACGGCATGGCCGAAGCGCGCGCGAAAGCTGATCTGCTGGCCCACACCACCATCGTCCCGGCCCTGGACGGCAGCGATCTCGCGGCCGGGCTGTCCAGCAGCGAACAGTCGCAGCTGCGGGCCAACGTGCGCCACGCCGTGACCGCCGGGCTCGTCTCCCGCCTGCGGATCCGCTCGCTGGCCGGAATCGTGATCTTCTCCGACGACGGCACTGGCCTGGGCGAAGGCGCCGACGACGGCGAGGCCGCCGAAGCCGCCCGCGGCGAGGTGGTCTCGAAACTGAGCTTTCTCAACGCCGATGCCGGCGACTCCGGACCGCGAGGTCCTCGGGTGGTCGAGACCTACCTGCCGCTACGCGCCGTGGATTCGAGCAGGCCGGTCGGAGTGCTCGAGCTGTACCTGCCCTACGCGCCGATCGCCGCCGACATCGCGCACGGCCGTCGCGCCCTCACGGTCGCGTTGCTGGCCGGACTGGCGTTGCTGTGGGTCTGTCTGCTGGCGGTCTCGGTGTCGGTAACCCGGAAGTTGCGGCGCCAGTCGGCGGCCAACGGATTCCTCGCCTCGCACGATGCCCTCACCGGCATGCCGAACCGGTCCCAGTTCGGCGAGCGGGCCGCCAATGCCGTAGCGGCCGCCACGGCGAGCCGCCAGGTCGCCGTCGCGGTCGTCGACCTCGACCGGTTCAAGGAAGTGAACGACACTCTCGGGCACGGCAACGGCGACCGGCTGCTGATCATGCTGGCCGAACGTCTCGAGCTCAACATGCGCGAAGGCGACACGATCGCGCGCCTGGGTGGCGACGAGTTCGGCGTGGTGCTGTCCGGCCTGCACGGGCCGGGCGAGGCGGTCGAGGTACTGAGCCGGCTCCGGGCCACCGTCGCCGAGCCGCTGCAGCTCGACGGGCTGCCGCTGGCGATGGAGGCCAGCATCGGTTTCGCGCTCGCCCCGGACGACGGGACGGACGCCGACGCCTTGTTGCAACGCGCGGATGTCGCCATGTACGAGTCCAAACGCCAGCATCTGGGGGTCGTGCACTACCGGCCCGACTTCGATCAGTACGACTCGACGACCCTGACGCTGGTGGGCGAACTCGGCCAAGCCATCGCCAACGGGGAACTCGTGCTGCACTATCAGCCGAAGGGCTCGCTCAGCGACGGAACCGTGACCGCCGTCGAGGCCCTGGTGCGTTGGCAGCACCCGAAGCGGGGCCTGCTGTACCCGGACGCGTTCCTGCCTGCGGCTGAGCAGACCGAGCTGATCGACGAGCTGACCCGGTGGGTGCTGGCCAGCGCAGGCGAGGCGCTGCCCGCGCTGGACCCGACCGGTCAGCTGGCCGTTGCGATCAACATCTCGGCCCGCAGCCTGGCCCGTGCCGATTTCACCGAGGACGTGCTCACCGTCCTCGCCGAGCACCAGGTCGACCCCAAGCGGGTCATCCTGGAGATCACCGAGACCTCGCTGATGGCCGACCCACGACGGGCCGCGCGCACCCTGGACGAGCTGCATCAGGCCGGGGTCCGTATCTCGATCGACGACTTCGGCGCCGGGCAGACGAGCCTGGGGTACCTGGCCACCCTGCCGATCAGCGAGCTCAAGATCGACAAGGCCTTCGTGCTGGCGATGCTCAGCGACGAACGCAACGCCGCCATCGTGCGTTCGGTCATCGAACTGGGTCACAGCCTCGGCTTCACCGTCACCGCCGAAGGCGTGGAGACGACCGAGATTCTGCAGCACCTGGACGCCTACCGCTGCGACACGGTGCAGGGCTACCTACTCGCGCGGCCGATCCCGTCGGAGGCGTTGGCGGCCCAGCTCACCGCCGCGGTCGACCTCCTCGACGTCACCCTGCTGCGCCCACGGCCCTGA